A single region of the Neisseria zoodegmatis genome encodes:
- a CDS encoding LemA family protein: MSWLVLLVLIGVLVVLPIVIYNRLVRARNEYRNAFAQIQVQLKRRHDLIPNLVESTRAYLEHESQTLEAVIQARNHAAGLLESAAVGRADENTVDILSLAAGEHQLSAALRQLSVTVEAYPELQANRSVQALTEELAGAENRVAFARQAYNDAVLAYNNARETFPASLLADFFGHRHNAAMLQFDDHAVISRAPQIELRR, encoded by the coding sequence ATGAGTTGGTTGGTTTTGCTGGTGTTGATAGGCGTGCTGGTGGTGCTGCCGATCGTGATTTACAACCGTTTGGTGCGTGCGCGTAATGAATACCGCAATGCGTTTGCACAAATCCAAGTGCAGCTCAAGCGCAGGCATGATTTGATTCCGAATCTGGTGGAAAGCACGCGGGCTTATTTGGAGCATGAAAGCCAAACGCTTGAAGCCGTGATTCAGGCGCGCAATCATGCGGCGGGGTTGTTGGAATCGGCTGCCGTCGGCAGGGCAGATGAAAACACGGTGGATATTCTTTCATTGGCGGCGGGCGAACATCAGTTGAGCGCCGCTTTGCGCCAGTTGAGCGTGACGGTGGAGGCATATCCCGAGTTACAGGCCAACCGTTCGGTGCAAGCGTTAACCGAAGAGTTGGCCGGTGCGGAAAACCGTGTAGCGTTTGCGCGCCAAGCCTATAACGATGCAGTGCTGGCCTACAATAACGCCCGCGAAACCTTCCCGGCATCGTTGTTGGCCGATTTTTTCGGACACCGGCACAACGCGGCCATGCTGCAATTTGACGACCATGCGGTAATCAGCCGTGCGCCGCAGATTGAATTGCGCCGTTGA
- the pxpA gene encoding 5-oxoprolinase subunit PxpA, which translates to MHVDLNADLAEGCGNDHALMQRISSANIACALHAGSAAEMQKAIAWAKQYGVRIGAHPGYPDRENFGRTNMTLPEQELRAYLQYQLGALQALCEAAGVQTAYVKPHGALYNQAATDPALAEIVADTVRRFNPELKLMALSGSLLLEAGQAAGLEVISEVFADRRYLPDGKLVPRTRPDAQVDSDEEAIAQVLQMVKEGTVTAVDGSTVKVRADSICLHGDGAHALEFADKISRALQARQIAIKAV; encoded by the coding sequence ATGCACGTTGATTTAAACGCCGACTTAGCCGAAGGCTGCGGCAATGACCACGCCCTGATGCAGCGCATTTCGTCGGCTAATATTGCTTGTGCGCTCCATGCCGGCAGCGCGGCGGAAATGCAGAAAGCCATCGCTTGGGCCAAACAATACGGCGTGCGCATCGGTGCGCATCCGGGCTATCCCGACCGCGAAAACTTCGGCCGCACCAACATGACGCTGCCCGAACAAGAATTGCGCGCCTATCTGCAATACCAGCTCGGTGCGTTGCAGGCTTTGTGCGAGGCCGCAGGCGTTCAGACGGCCTATGTCAAACCGCACGGTGCTTTGTATAACCAAGCTGCCACCGATCCCGCTCTGGCCGAAATCGTAGCCGACACCGTGCGCCGCTTCAATCCCGAACTGAAACTGATGGCACTCTCCGGCAGCCTGTTGCTCGAAGCCGGGCAAGCCGCCGGTTTGGAAGTGATTTCGGAAGTATTTGCCGACCGCCGCTACCTGCCCGACGGCAAGCTCGTGCCGCGCACACGCCCCGATGCCCAAGTGGACAGCGACGAAGAAGCCATCGCCCAAGTGTTGCAAATGGTTAAAGAAGGCACAGTAACGGCGGTGGACGGCAGCACGGTTAAAGTGCGCGCCGACAGCATCTGCCTGCACGGAGACGGCGCCCATGCACTCGAATTTGCCGACAAAATCAGCCGCGCACTCCAAGCCCGACAGATTGCCATAAAGGCCGTCTGA
- a CDS encoding M48 family metalloprotease yields the protein MRFRQYQKDARRISSGLLCLYALAVMSVAGLTAYVTALICSFYIVPPSEGSGIGYSKTIFIVVFAAISAVIIGAGWVRLRQLSAGGHVVAEALGGMRITRGKAGLAERRLLNVVEEMAIASGVRMPKVYVLPDLSLNAFAAGMSENDAVIGITRGAVQGFDRNELQAVVAHEFSHILNGDMRRNMQLCGCLYGLQMITSLGHFFMHGDTGSSLRSGESRGLPTMFLGVVLLCLGFVGSLAASWIQAAISRQREFLADASAVQFTRQSDGLASALYKVAVAPNRRFSSPFAAEYAHFMFEGVHEADIFDKLAATHPDIYLRIERLSPFKARRWKNEIREAQSVSTDFFYVTSSFASFSDGQTDFSAAEAEYDQARLNRQTADAIRAYDLEAAGRVAELLRIAPRHWLSAEGDGERLFVVLTALFLPQAVERIAQIWETAFPLRAAFYRRLRQHPLPQPLHRALLEYLLPSAAALTEQERQSLKNDLYSLVQNETLQPSAALLWLEAAAWLEWFKQPKHENDYNIHTAATQAVQAWAAEGGRLNHLAARELPQTLHRIAGLERRERSQIGEHCRRILAENGAADWSEQAWTVVKIYCR from the coding sequence ATGCGTTTCCGTCAATATCAGAAAGACGCCCGCCGCATCAGCAGCGGGCTTTTGTGCCTGTATGCTTTGGCCGTGATGTCGGTGGCCGGCTTGACTGCTTATGTTACCGCGCTTATCTGTTCGTTCTACATCGTGCCGCCTTCCGAAGGCTCCGGCATCGGGTACAGCAAAACCATTTTTATTGTGGTGTTTGCAGCCATCTCGGCGGTTATCATAGGTGCGGGATGGGTGCGTTTGCGCCAGCTTTCGGCAGGCGGCCATGTGGTTGCCGAAGCTTTGGGCGGCATGCGGATAACGCGCGGCAAAGCGGGTTTGGCCGAACGGCGTTTGCTGAATGTGGTGGAAGAAATGGCCATTGCTTCGGGCGTGCGTATGCCTAAGGTGTATGTGCTGCCCGATTTGAGCCTGAATGCTTTTGCGGCAGGCATGAGCGAGAATGATGCCGTTATCGGCATCACACGCGGTGCGGTTCAAGGTTTCGACCGCAATGAGTTGCAGGCGGTAGTGGCGCATGAATTCAGCCATATTCTTAACGGCGATATGCGCCGCAATATGCAGTTGTGCGGCTGCCTGTACGGTTTGCAGATGATAACCAGCCTCGGCCATTTTTTTATGCACGGCGATACCGGGTCTTCGTTGCGCAGCGGCGAAAGCCGCGGCCTGCCGACCATGTTTTTGGGTGTAGTGTTGCTGTGTTTGGGCTTTGTGGGTTCGTTGGCCGCAAGCTGGATTCAGGCGGCCATCAGCAGGCAGCGTGAGTTTTTGGCAGACGCTTCCGCCGTTCAGTTTACGCGCCAAAGCGACGGCTTGGCTTCGGCTTTATATAAAGTGGCGGTGGCGCCGAACAGACGGTTTAGCTCTCCTTTTGCGGCTGAATACGCGCACTTTATGTTTGAAGGCGTGCATGAGGCCGATATTTTCGACAAGCTGGCGGCGACGCATCCCGATATTTATCTGCGGATTGAGCGGTTGAGTCCTTTTAAGGCGCGGCGTTGGAAAAATGAAATCCGCGAAGCGCAATCTGTCAGCACCGATTTCTTTTACGTTACTTCTTCTTTTGCTTCTTTTTCAGACGGCCAAACCGATTTTTCGGCTGCGGAGGCGGAATATGATCAAGCGCGCCTCAACCGGCAAACCGCCGATGCCATCCGCGCATACGATCTTGAAGCGGCAGGGCGGGTGGCAGAGTTGTTGCGCATTGCACCGAGGCATTGGTTGAGTGCGGAAGGCGACGGCGAACGCCTGTTTGTTGTCTTAACCGCCTTGTTTCTGCCGCAGGCCGTAGAGCGGATTGCCCAAATTTGGGAAACGGCGTTTCCGTTGCGCGCGGCGTTTTATCGGCGCTTGCGCCAACATCCGCTGCCTCAGCCGCTGCACCGCGCTTTGCTCGAATACCTGCTGCCCTCGGCTGCTGCTTTGACCGAACAGGAAAGGCAGAGCCTGAAAAACGACTTATACAGCCTCGTTCAAAACGAAACGCTGCAACCGTCTGCCGCGCTGTTATGGCTGGAGGCTGCCGCATGGCTGGAATGGTTTAAGCAGCCGAAGCATGAAAACGACTACAATATTCACACCGCCGCCACACAAGCCGTGCAGGCGTGGGCTGCAGAGGGAGGCCGTCTGAATCATTTGGCTGCCCGCGAACTGCCGCAAACCTTGCACAGGATAGCGGGCTTGGAGCGCCGCGAACGCTCGCAGATTGGTGAACATTGCCGCCGTATCTTGGCTGAAAACGGTGCGGCAGATTGGTCTGAGCAGGCGTGGACTGTGGTGAAGATATATTGCCGTTGA
- the argS gene encoding arginine--tRNA ligase, with product MNLHQTVAREAEQAFAAAGIAGAPVVLQPAKNADFGDFQINGVMGAAKQAKQNPRELAQKVADALSGSSVIERAEVAGPGFINLRLAPAFLSDGLQKALADTARLGVQEAERKQTVVIDYSSPNLAKEMHVGHLRSSIIGDSIARILGFLGHKVVRQNHVGDWGTQFGMLVAYMVEQQQDNAEFELADLEQFYRNAKVRFDEDAAFADTAREYVVKLQGGDERVLALWKQFVEISLKHAQNVYDTLGLLLTPDDVAGESIYNDDLQAVVDDLSAKGLAVDDDGAKVVFLDEFKNQDGDPAAFIVQKQGGGFLYASTDLACMRYRVGTLQADRLLYVVDHRQKLHFEQLFTTSRKAGYLPENVQAEFIGFGTMMGKDGKPFKTRSGDTVKLVDLLNEAVERATELVKSKNAELAENEAEAIGRTVGIGAVKYADLSKNRASDYVFDWDNMLSFEGNTAPYLQYAYTRVQSVFRKAGEWDETAAPVLTEPLEKQLAVELLKFEDVLQSAADTSHPHYLAGYLYQVATLFSRFYEACPILKAQGEARNTRLQLAKLTGATLKQGLELLGIETLDVM from the coding sequence ATGAATCTACATCAAACCGTCGCCCGCGAAGCGGAACAGGCATTTGCCGCCGCCGGAATTGCCGGCGCGCCCGTGGTTTTGCAGCCCGCCAAAAATGCCGATTTCGGCGATTTTCAAATCAACGGCGTGATGGGAGCCGCCAAGCAGGCCAAACAAAACCCGCGCGAGCTGGCGCAAAAAGTGGCCGATGCTTTATCCGGCAGCAGCGTGATTGAACGCGCCGAAGTCGCCGGCCCCGGCTTCATCAACCTGCGCCTTGCCCCCGCCTTTCTTTCAGACGGCCTGCAAAAAGCCTTGGCTGACACTGCACGTTTGGGTGTACAAGAAGCGGAACGCAAACAAACCGTCGTGATCGATTATTCTTCGCCCAACTTGGCCAAAGAAATGCATGTCGGCCATTTGCGCTCCAGCATCATCGGCGACAGCATCGCCCGTATTCTCGGCTTTTTAGGCCACAAGGTTGTCCGCCAAAACCATGTGGGCGATTGGGGCACACAGTTCGGCATGTTGGTTGCCTATATGGTGGAACAACAGCAAGACAATGCGGAGTTTGAACTGGCCGATTTGGAACAGTTTTACCGCAATGCCAAAGTGCGCTTCGACGAAGACGCGGCGTTTGCCGACACCGCCCGCGAATATGTGGTGAAGCTGCAAGGCGGTGATGAGCGCGTTTTGGCTTTGTGGAAGCAGTTTGTCGAGATTTCTCTGAAGCACGCGCAGAATGTTTACGACACGCTGGGCTTGCTGCTCACGCCCGACGATGTGGCCGGCGAATCGATATACAACGACGATTTGCAGGCCGTAGTCGATGATTTGAGCGCTAAAGGTTTGGCTGTGGACGACGACGGTGCCAAAGTGGTGTTTTTAGACGAATTTAAAAACCAAGACGGCGATCCGGCTGCCTTTATCGTGCAAAAACAAGGCGGCGGTTTTCTCTATGCCAGCACCGATTTGGCCTGTATGCGTTACCGTGTAGGCACACTTCAAGCCGACCGTTTGCTGTATGTGGTTGACCACCGCCAAAAACTGCATTTTGAGCAGCTCTTTACCACTTCGCGCAAAGCCGGTTATCTGCCCGAAAACGTACAGGCCGAATTTATCGGCTTCGGTACCATGATGGGCAAAGACGGCAAACCGTTCAAAACCCGTAGCGGCGATACCGTGAAGCTGGTGGATTTGCTCAACGAAGCGGTTGAGCGCGCAACCGAGTTGGTAAAGAGCAAAAATGCCGAATTGGCTGAAAACGAAGCCGAAGCCATCGGCCGTACCGTCGGCATCGGCGCGGTCAAATACGCCGACTTGAGCAAAAACCGCGCCAGCGATTATGTGTTCGATTGGGACAACATGCTCAGTTTCGAAGGCAATACCGCGCCTTACCTGCAATACGCCTACACCCGCGTGCAAAGCGTGTTCCGCAAAGCAGGGGAGTGGGACGAAACCGCCGCGCCGGTGTTGACCGAACCGTTGGAAAAACAGCTTGCCGTTGAATTGCTGAAATTTGAAGACGTGTTGCAGTCTGCCGCCGATACTTCCCACCCGCATTATTTGGCCGGCTATCTCTACCAAGTAGCCACCCTGTTCAGCCGTTTTTACGAAGCCTGCCCGATTCTGAAAGCACAAGGCGAGGCCCGCAACACCCGGTTGCAATTGGCCAAATTGACCGGCGCAACCCTGAAACAAGGCTTGGAATTGCTGGGCATTGAAACGCTGGATGTGATGTGA
- a CDS encoding DMP19 family protein gives MSQHIIHLDDLNPEDPAGFLYALSDAYLEYSESHGMEALNDEQHTLLAYCYLDSQVQEGGFLQLIAGGYGEYVFMNPLADSLRRWRIKPTPKIMDKAKALYVEHGAAIEQMADEEVPLDDIRAQFGMFEELDGDYYEAADEDLAAAALYVLANRDKFLVIGQE, from the coding sequence ATGTCCCAACACATTATCCATCTCGACGATTTAAACCCCGAAGACCCGGCCGGCTTTTTATACGCTTTGTCGGATGCGTATCTCGAATACAGCGAGTCTCACGGCATGGAGGCGCTCAACGATGAACAGCACACGCTGCTGGCGTATTGTTATCTCGACAGCCAAGTGCAGGAAGGCGGTTTTCTCCAACTGATTGCGGGCGGTTACGGCGAATATGTTTTTATGAACCCGCTGGCCGACAGCTTGCGCCGCTGGCGGATTAAGCCGACGCCGAAAATCATGGATAAAGCCAAAGCCCTGTATGTGGAACACGGTGCGGCCATTGAGCAGATGGCAGACGAAGAAGTGCCGCTGGACGATATCCGCGCGCAGTTCGGCATGTTTGAAGAGTTGGACGGCGATTACTACGAAGCCGCCGATGAAGATTTGGCCGCCGCCGCTTTGTATGTGTTGGCGAATCGGGATAAGTTTCTGGTGATTGGGCAGGAATGA
- a CDS encoding cold shock domain-containing protein, which produces MRYYGTIMRWDYELGFGFIKEEQTKSEIFAHIGEFETENPPPRDGETVSFDIVSNSHGTEEAKNIEYTNRRRKPVEVEWEAEEDSPKNLSLWLKGMVAALVGIPLLGATGYYGLSYWQDQQTHSRATEVIVDEVADKMMAEREAWKRAVESSGRKRDASPFQCDGRTYCSQMQSFAEAQYFLQKCPNVKLDDDKDGVPCEEQFASEIKQAGMDKRDDGSIGAKLAGMFNGSDETKESRSGGIWSHGDGSHKKK; this is translated from the coding sequence ATGCGCTATTACGGAACCATTATGCGCTGGGACTACGAGCTCGGCTTCGGATTCATCAAAGAAGAACAAACCAAATCTGAAATTTTCGCCCACATCGGCGAATTTGAAACCGAAAACCCGCCCCCGCGCGACGGCGAAACCGTATCGTTTGATATCGTCAGCAACAGCCACGGTACGGAAGAAGCCAAAAACATCGAATATACCAACCGCCGCCGCAAGCCGGTTGAGGTTGAGTGGGAAGCAGAAGAAGATTCGCCGAAAAACCTGTCGCTATGGCTCAAAGGCATGGTAGCGGCCTTGGTGGGCATTCCCCTGTTGGGTGCGACAGGCTACTACGGCCTAAGTTATTGGCAGGATCAGCAAACCCACAGCCGCGCCACCGAAGTGATCGTTGATGAAGTGGCTGACAAAATGATGGCCGAACGCGAAGCATGGAAACGCGCGGTGGAGTCGTCAGGCCGCAAACGCGATGCTTCTCCGTTTCAATGCGACGGGCGGACATACTGCTCGCAAATGCAGTCTTTTGCCGAAGCGCAATATTTCTTGCAAAAATGCCCGAATGTGAAGTTGGACGACGATAAAGACGGCGTTCCGTGTGAAGAGCAGTTTGCTTCGGAAATCAAGCAGGCAGGTATGGATAAGCGTGACGACGGCAGCATCGGTGCCAAGCTGGCCGGCATGTTTAACGGCAGCGACGAAACCAAAGAAAGCCGCAGCGGCGGTATTTGGTCTCACGGCGACGGCAGCCATAAGAAAAAATAA
- the pxpB gene encoding 5-oxoprolinase subunit PxpB — protein MSAIEITPISESALVCTLPPPAVLEKQQRLWAFADAVQEMPQTAEAVTGMNNLTVFLHPDADLAECTQALYALWPTVSVRRKQGRHVEIPVIYGGEYGADLAEVAEFHATTPQEIVRRHTEPVYTVFMMGFQPGFPYLGGLPEHLHTPRHAVPRTEVPAGSVGIGGSQTGVYPFASPGGWQIIGHTDIALFQTASYPPTLLQAGDTVRFVAERICL, from the coding sequence ATGTCTGCAATCGAGATTACCCCCATCAGCGAATCCGCATTGGTATGCACGCTTCCGCCGCCTGCTGTGTTGGAAAAGCAACAGCGGCTGTGGGCATTTGCCGATGCCGTTCAGGAAATGCCGCAAACCGCCGAAGCCGTAACCGGCATGAACAACCTCACCGTGTTTCTCCACCCCGATGCAGACTTGGCCGAATGTACGCAGGCGCTGTATGCGTTGTGGCCGACCGTTTCCGTGCGCCGCAAACAAGGCCGGCATGTTGAAATCCCCGTGATTTACGGAGGCGAATACGGGGCGGACTTGGCCGAAGTGGCGGAGTTTCACGCAACAACTCCACAGGAAATCGTCCGCCGCCATACCGAGCCGGTGTACACCGTATTTATGATGGGCTTCCAGCCCGGCTTCCCCTATTTGGGCGGCTTGCCCGAACACCTGCATACGCCGCGCCATGCCGTGCCGCGCACCGAAGTGCCTGCCGGATCGGTGGGCATCGGCGGCAGCCAAACCGGCGTGTATCCGTTTGCCTCGCCCGGAGGCTGGCAGATTATCGGCCACACCGACATCGCTTTGTTTCAGACGGCCTCTTACCCGCCTACCCTGCTCCAAGCAGGCGATACGGTGCGCTTTGTGGCGGAAAGGATTTGCTTATGA
- a CDS encoding 5-oxoprolinase subunit C family protein, with protein sequence MMHVIQAPALAHIQDLGRFGLRRFGVGHAGAMDTLSLRAGNLLLCNPENAPAIEITLGGLTVSFEHDTPFCITGAVYEAELDGEPVYSYWRYTARRGQTLKLIRAVQGMYGYLCVYGGFDVPEVFGSRSTDLKAAFGGFQGRRLQEGDSIPLNIRGAEAKRVGIAPPTPSHRIRAVPSSEYAAFTRHSHSLLWQNAWTLQSNSNRMGYRFEGAELTTAEPLEMLSHAVQFGTIQVPPSGKPIILMADAQTTGGYPKIASVVAADLGRLAQIRFGSKIFFQTASMQDAAHLLKQNQIYLNQIKRIAENAR encoded by the coding sequence ATGATGCACGTTATCCAAGCGCCCGCCCTTGCCCATATCCAAGACTTGGGGCGCTTCGGTTTGCGCCGTTTCGGTGTTGGACACGCCGGAGCGATGGACACGCTTTCCCTACGCGCGGGTAATCTGTTGCTGTGCAATCCCGAAAATGCGCCGGCCATAGAAATCACGCTCGGCGGTTTGACCGTTTCTTTTGAACACGATACGCCGTTCTGCATCACCGGCGCGGTGTACGAGGCCGAACTCGACGGCGAACCGGTGTATTCCTATTGGCGCTACACCGCGCGGCGCGGCCAAACGCTCAAACTCATCCGCGCCGTGCAGGGCATGTACGGCTACCTGTGCGTTTACGGCGGCTTCGACGTACCGGAAGTGTTCGGCTCGCGCAGCACCGATTTAAAAGCGGCTTTCGGCGGTTTTCAAGGACGCAGGCTTCAGGAAGGCGACAGCATTCCGCTCAACATACGCGGCGCCGAAGCCAAGCGCGTCGGCATCGCCCCGCCCACGCCGTCGCACCGCATCCGCGCCGTTCCCTCTTCCGAATACGCTGCATTTACGCGGCATTCACACTCGCTGCTGTGGCAAAACGCATGGACGCTGCAAAGCAACAGCAACCGCATGGGCTACCGTTTTGAAGGCGCGGAGCTTACCACCGCCGAGCCGTTGGAAATGCTTTCCCACGCCGTCCAATTCGGCACCATACAAGTACCGCCGAGCGGCAAACCGATTATCTTGATGGCCGACGCGCAAACCACCGGCGGCTATCCCAAAATCGCCTCAGTCGTTGCCGCAGACTTAGGGCGTTTGGCACAAATCCGCTTCGGCAGCAAAATCTTTTTTCAGACGGCCTCCATGCAAGACGCCGCCCACCTGCTCAAACAAAATCAAATTTATCTCAACCAAATCAAAAGGATTGCGGAAAATGCACGTTGA
- a CDS encoding NRAMP family divalent metal transporter produces the protein MSNTNRRNALIGAAFLMATSAVGPGFLTQTATFTQSLLASFGFVILVSILLDIGAQLNIWRIIAVSEQRAQDIANRVFPGAGYFLALLIVMGGLAFNIGNVGGAGLGINILTGLSPEMGAIISGAVAVGIFLFREAGKAMDRFAQVMGFIMIGLTVYVAWRASPPLGEAALRTFVPVKLDAVAIVTLVGGTVGGYITFAGAHRLLDAGVKGKESLPEVNRSSVSAILIASIMRVVLFLAVLGVVSQGVQLDPKNPAATPFEHVAGHAGLLIFGVVIWAASITSVIGAAYTSVSFISGFSPNIEKHRNAWIIGFIMVSTIVLATIGRPAQVLVFVGTLNGLILPISLGLILLAAYRSDIVGDYKHPKWMTVCGLIVVVAMAVLSGMTLIKYIGSLAG, from the coding sequence ATGTCAAACACCAACCGCCGCAATGCTCTTATCGGTGCTGCTTTTCTGATGGCCACATCGGCAGTCGGGCCGGGCTTTCTTACTCAAACGGCCACATTCACACAAAGCCTGCTCGCCAGTTTCGGCTTTGTGATTTTGGTGTCGATACTGCTCGACATCGGCGCGCAGCTCAATATTTGGCGCATCATCGCCGTATCCGAACAACGCGCCCAAGACATCGCCAACCGCGTCTTCCCCGGCGCAGGCTATTTTTTGGCTCTGCTGATCGTGATGGGCGGTTTGGCTTTCAACATCGGCAACGTCGGCGGCGCAGGTTTGGGCATCAATATCCTAACCGGCCTTTCCCCCGAAATGGGCGCGATTATCAGCGGCGCGGTTGCCGTGGGCATTTTCCTGTTTAGGGAAGCGGGAAAGGCGATGGACAGATTCGCCCAAGTGATGGGCTTTATCATGATCGGCTTAACAGTTTATGTAGCGTGGCGCGCTTCTCCGCCGTTGGGTGAAGCGGCTTTGCGCACTTTTGTGCCGGTAAAACTGGATGCGGTGGCGATTGTAACTTTGGTCGGTGGCACAGTGGGCGGCTACATCACCTTTGCCGGCGCGCACCGCTTGCTCGACGCGGGTGTGAAAGGCAAAGAATCACTGCCCGAAGTGAACCGCAGCTCGGTTTCGGCCATTCTGATTGCTTCCATCATGCGGGTTGTGCTGTTTCTTGCCGTGCTGGGCGTGGTGTCGCAAGGCGTTCAGCTTGACCCGAAAAATCCGGCGGCCACTCCGTTTGAACACGTTGCCGGTCATGCCGGCCTGCTGATTTTCGGCGTGGTGATTTGGGCGGCTTCGATTACGTCGGTAATCGGCGCGGCCTACACTTCGGTGTCGTTTATTTCGGGTTTCAGCCCCAATATCGAGAAACACCGCAATGCTTGGATTATCGGATTCATCATGGTTTCCACCATCGTGCTGGCGACCATCGGCCGGCCGGCGCAGGTGTTGGTGTTCGTCGGTACGCTCAACGGCCTTATTCTGCCGATTTCACTCGGCCTGATTCTGCTGGCGGCCTACCGTTCGGATATCGTCGGCGACTACAAACACCCGAAATGGATGACGGTGTGCGGCTTAATCGTGGTGGTCGCCATGGCGGTATTAAGCGGCATGACCTTAATCAAATACATCGGCTCGCTGGCGGGTTAA
- the trkA gene encoding Trk system potassium transporter TrkA, translating to MKILILGSGQVGSTVAQNLASMPGNDVTIIDIDENALHNIGSRLDVQTMLGNGASPLVLKRAGAADADLMLALTRSDETNIVACKLAADLFNIPGRIARVRSTDYLEYGAPGDEEEGNSLSIFDITESISPEQLVTERLVGLISYTSALQVLRFADDKARMVIVQARKGGLLVNKEISQINRHLPEGVDCQICAIYRNNHLIVPSAKTVIIEGDEVFFVAATEDVAAIMRELRPKEQQNRRIMIAGGGNIGYRLAKQLETQYDIKIIEFNQHRAEWLAEHLDNTLVLQGSASDETLLEAEYIDEIDVFCALTNDDENNIMSSLLAKNLGAKRVITIVNRSSYVDLLEGNKIDIVVSPHLITIGSILAHIRRGDVVAVHPLRRGTAEAIEVVVHGDKHTSALVGRRVSEVKWPPGCHFAALVRDDEVIMGHKEDAVMADGDHIIFFVSRRRVLRELEKLIEVKMGFFG from the coding sequence GTGAAAATACTGATACTCGGCAGCGGGCAGGTAGGTTCTACCGTCGCCCAAAATCTTGCTTCCATGCCCGGCAACGATGTCACCATTATCGATATAGACGAAAATGCCCTGCACAACATCGGCAGCCGTTTGGACGTTCAAACCATGCTCGGCAACGGCGCATCGCCTTTGGTGTTGAAGCGCGCCGGAGCCGCCGACGCCGATTTGATGCTGGCGCTGACCCGCAGCGACGAAACCAATATCGTCGCCTGTAAATTGGCCGCCGACCTGTTTAATATTCCCGGCCGCATCGCCCGCGTGCGCTCTACCGACTATTTGGAATACGGCGCGCCCGGCGACGAAGAAGAAGGCAACAGCCTGTCTATATTCGACATCACCGAATCCATCAGCCCCGAGCAGCTGGTCACCGAGCGTTTGGTCGGATTGATCAGCTACACCAGTGCCTTGCAGGTGCTGCGTTTCGCCGACGATAAAGCGCGCATGGTGATTGTGCAGGCGCGCAAAGGCGGTTTGCTGGTGAATAAAGAGATCTCCCAAATCAACCGGCATCTCCCCGAAGGCGTGGACTGTCAAATCTGCGCCATCTACCGCAACAACCATCTCATCGTGCCGTCTGCCAAAACCGTGATTATCGAAGGCGACGAAGTATTTTTCGTAGCGGCAACCGAAGACGTGGCCGCCATCATGCGTGAGCTGCGGCCGAAAGAGCAGCAAAACCGCCGCATCATGATTGCCGGCGGCGGCAACATCGGCTACCGTTTGGCCAAGCAGCTTGAAACCCAATACGACATCAAAATCATCGAATTTAACCAGCACCGCGCCGAATGGTTGGCCGAACATCTCGACAACACCTTAGTGCTGCAAGGCTCCGCTTCCGACGAAACGCTGCTCGAAGCCGAATATATCGACGAAATCGACGTATTCTGCGCGCTGACCAACGACGACGAAAACAACATCATGTCGAGCCTGCTCGCCAAAAACCTCGGTGCCAAGCGCGTGATCACGATTGTGAACCGCTCCAGCTATGTGGACTTGCTCGAAGGCAACAAGATTGACATTGTCGTGTCGCCACACCTGATTACCATCGGCTCGATTTTGGCGCACATCCGCCGCGGCGACGTGGTGGCGGTGCATCCGCTGCGGCGCGGTACGGCCGAAGCCATCGAAGTGGTGGTACACGGCGACAAACACACTTCCGCGCTGGTAGGCCGCCGTGTTTCCGAAGTGAAATGGCCGCCGGGCTGCCATTTCGCCGCTTTGGTGCGCGACGACGAAGTGATTATGGGGCACAAAGAAGATGCAGTAATGGCCGACGGCGATCACATTATTTTCTTCGTATCCCGCCGCCGCGTATTGCGCGAGTTGGAAAAGCTGATTGAAGTGAAAATGGGCTTCTTCGGCTGA